A section of the Triticum dicoccoides isolate Atlit2015 ecotype Zavitan chromosome 7A, WEW_v2.0, whole genome shotgun sequence genome encodes:
- the LOC119334345 gene encoding uncharacterized protein LOC119334345 encodes MQMAATDQSKTATRRFGWLYVARWAVASVVTVLAVAVIVRAVVVMLRPEKLQLKLSGGRVAVDWIPSMPPPGNEVALNFVLVANNPSGRASVEYTNVTVRLTDVTSASSPSPTKIAEFDLPESIPVLQRTAHEAMVRVGMTPGEDVPMRYVRALFEGRSVDGVEMMLRGVFHSHVAMASGDYVTTSDLATYYCWPVTIAVGGPSSSSSSSPDYTSVVVTDAPCLDKSEAPAIV; translated from the coding sequence CGTGGCGCGGTGGGCGGTGGCGTCCGTGGTGACCGTGCTGGCCGTGGCAGTGATCGTTCGGGCCGTGGTGGTGATGCTCCGCCCTGAGAAGCTGCAGCTCAAGCTCTCCGGCGGCCGCGTGGCAGTCGACTGGATCCCGTCGATGCCGCCGCCGGGCAACGAGGTGGCGCTCAACTTCGTCCTAGTGGCCAACAACCCCAGCGGGCGCGCCTCCGTCGAGTACACCAACGTCACCGTCCGGCTGACGGACGTCACGAGCGCGTCGTCACCGTCGCCGACGAAGATCGCCGAGTTCGACCTGCCGGAGTCCATCCCGGTGCTGCAGCGGACGGCGCACGAGGCGATGGTGAGGGTGGGGATGACGCCGGGCGAGGACGTGCCGATGCGGTACGTGCGGGCGCTCTTCGAGGGGCGCAGCGTCGACGGCGTGGAGATGATGCTGCGCGGGGTGTTCCACAGCCACGTGGCCATGGCCAGCGGGGACTACGTCACCACCAGCGACCTCGCCACGTACTACTGCTGGCCGGTGACCATCGCCGTCGgtggcccgtcgtcgtcgtcgtcctcgtcgcCAGACTACACCAGCGTCGTCGTCACCGACGCGCCGTGCCTGGACAAGTCGGAGGCCCCGGCCATCGTGTGA